A single window of Leishmania major strain Friedlin complete genome, chromosome 10 DNA harbors:
- a CDS encoding putative folate/biopterin transporter: MLEAPTHPHTAKASHTQPRHPEQSATLLAQQITTMSRKEVAPKREKDAASDAAGTAAVPEAAAAGNDDKYIHPEAASLFARCPWARRVPVFGDAVEGYGLKVIVTLGTSYLLCKGIADQILYDQTYAMMIDRYGIDVARYQRLSPILFMGWSIKAFTAMLCDGFAFLGYTKRWYMFISCVGGGAFALIYGLLPAKEASADVACAFIFLSCWGKANVDILSQGHYSRLMRENPKPGPALVSWIWLWIMTGSLIATVMNGPLADAGKPQISIFVSAALQAITCVFYLFNWYGEKKNRVLRSEDALFILEETRKERERLGLEGVYDGTAGAQHGGAAKGKKSPQHSHSDEDVEGAVRDALNDGQRDNGELVQDVYDDAYDDGEGVAEGDVYYGKPPVPCLFGLFEANTEVISKNWKIFVYSVVMTCAVITMLCANMLADTLGLLVACVVVSTICCTTSFWALPLVIAKANVFAYLDKAVSIRVGGPLNAFYLNTYQCPGNLPNFTYTFYNTVAGVISSAVGVITVTLFNFLFAKHGYCLTFIVTTIMQVMGGVFDIIIVKRWNLYIGIPDHAMYIWGDAVVGELVYMLGFMPQIVLLSRLCPRGSESVVYALMAGFASLGQTTASSLGAIIMEYGLPVFKTQDDGSRCNYDNLPLLLFLCSMCTPLLVIPLSMILLPKARICDDIDVDGKVVRQAVDKQVAAAPLSSSDSDAVMAAEPLHGNKADEREAARGEAV; encoded by the coding sequence ATGCTGGAGGCTCCGACGCATCCCCACACCGCTAAAGCATCCCACACACAACCACGGCATCCGGAACAATCTGCCACACTCCTTGCGCAACAAATTACCACGATGTCCCGCAAGGAGGTCGCTCCCAAGCGCGAGAAGGATGCCGCCTCAGACGCCGCGGGtacagcggcggtgcctgaggcggctgccgcgggaAATGATGACAAGTACATCCACCCCGAGGCAGCATCCCTGTTCGCCAGGTGCCCGTGGGCTCGCCGCGTCCCCGTGTTTGGTGACGCTGTCGAGGGCTACGGGCTCAAGGTCATCGTCACTCTTGGTACGAGCTACCTGCTCTGCAAGGGTATCGCGGATCAGATTCTATATGATCAGACGTACGCCATGATGATTGATCGCTACGGCATCGACGTGGCCCGCTACCAGCGCCTGTCTCCGATTTTGTTCATGGGGTGGTCCATCAAGGCCTTCACCGCGATGCTCTGCGACGGCTTCGCCTTCCTCGGCTACACGAAGCGCTGGTACATGTTCATCTcctgcgtcggcggtggtgcgttCGCGCTGATCTACGGCCTGCTGCCCGCGAAGGAGGCGTCGGCTGATGTGGCGTGTGCCTTCATCTTCCTGTCGTGCTGGGGCAAGGCCAACGTGGATATCCTGTCCCAGGGCCATTACAGTCGACTGATGCGCGAGAACCCGAAGCCTGGCCCGGCGCTGGTGAGCTGGATCTGGCTCTGGATCATGACCGGCTCGCTCATCGCGACTGTGATGAACGGCCCGCTCGCGGATGCCGGGAAGCCGCAGATCAGCATCTTCGTgtctgccgcgctgcaggccATCACCTGCGTCTTCTACCTGTTCAACTGGTACGGGGAGAAGAAGAACCGCGTGCTGCGCTCCGAGGACGCGCTGTTTATTCTGGAGGAGACCCGCAAGGAGCGTGAGCGCCTGGGTCTCGAGGGGGTGTACGACGGCACGGCGGGTGCGCAGCATGGTGGTGCGGCgaaggggaagaagagcCCGCAGCACTCGCACTCGGATGAGGACGTGGAGGGTGCCGTACGGGACGCCCTCAACGATGGTCAGCGCGACAACGGTGAACTTGTGCAGGACGTCTACGACGACGCGtatgacgacggcgagggggTGGCCGAGGGCGATGTGTACTACGGCaagccgccggtgccgtgcCTGTTCGGGCTGTTCGAGGCAAACACGGAGGTGATTTCGAAGAACTGGAAGATCTTCGTGTACAGCGTCGTCATGACCTGTGCTGTGATCACGATGCTGTGTGCCAACATGCTGGCCGACACGCTGGGCCTCCTGGTTGCGTGCGTCGTTGTGTCGACCATCTGCTGTACCACGTCCTTCTGGGCCCTGCCGCTGGTGATTGCGAAGGCCAACGTGTTTGCATACCTGGATAAGGCTGTTTCCATCCGTGTGGGCGGTCCCCTAAATGCGTTCTACTTGAACACCTACCAGTGCCCTGGCAACCTGCCGAACTTCACCTACACCTTCTACAACACGGTGGCGGGCGTGATTAGCAGTGCTGTTGGTGTGATTACCGTGACGCTGTTCAACTTCCTGTTCGCGAAGCATGGCTACTGCCTCACCTTCATTGTGACGACAATCATGCAGGTTATGGGTGGTGTGTTCGACATCATCATTGTGAAGCGGTGGAACCTGTACATTGGCATCCCTGACCACGCCATGTACATCTGGGGTGATGCTGTTGTGGGTGAGCTCGTGTACATGCTTGGCTTTATGCCGCAGATCGTGCTGCTGTCTCGCCTGTGCCCTCGTGGCTCGGAGAGTGTCGTGTATGCGCTGATGGCGGGCTTCGCGAGTCTTGGCCAGACCACCGCGTCGTCCCTCGGTGCGATCATCATGGAGTACGGCCTGCCTGTGTTCAAGACCCAGGATGACGGGTCTCGCTGCAACTACGACaacctgccgctgctgctgttcctgTGCAGCAtgtgcacgccgctgctggtgattCCGCTGAGCATGATACTGCTTCCGAAGGCGCGCATCTGCGACGATATCGACGTTGACGGCAAGGTGGTGCGCCAGGCCGTGGATAAGCAggtcgcagctgctccgctgtCGAGCTCCGACTCGGACGCGGTGATGGCTGCCGAGCCGCTTCATGGGAACAAGGCGGATGAgcgcgaggcagcgcgcGGGGAGGCGGTGTAG
- a CDS encoding putative folate/biopterin transporter has protein sequence MQDDFKSGSPRSPNQDAAAATPQRKPATNDGLQSPVDETARFVHPEATSLFVKCPWMRHVPIFNEAVEGYGPKVVVSLGMCYLLCKGVADQLISYSRQPMFMSRYGIDGQRFQRLAGISTMGWSIKAFTAMLCDGFAFLGYTKRWYMFISCVGGGVFALLYGLLPARPASADIAAAFVFLCSYGKANVDILSEGHYSRLMRFNPQPGPALVSWIWLFVMVGAIVAAAIQGPLSDQGKQQVGVFISAVLQCVTCVFFLFNWYGERKNRVERAADAALLYDEMRKERVALGLLPAQDNSHVRSGKDDVVALASGAPSGAAVGATKSLHPENHLSDEGVLALQQRQREALEEEIRSDALVVGEEEDEELADDEYLPYEVPHPVPCLFGLFEMNKDIIIRNWKIFVYSVVMTCSVVTMTCGSILADTLGLLIICVVISTICCATSFWALPLVIAKANIFGYLQMTVYLQLPGALDSFYLADAECLPDGPHFTYTFYNTVAALIGNIGGLIGVAAFNYIFSKHSYRLTFCITTIVQIIASIFDIIMVKRWNLYIGIPDHAMYICGDAVVYQVCYMLAWMPMIVLLSRLCPRGSESVVYALMAGFSNLGQTTSSSLGAIIMEYGWSITTTPPCNFSNVPWLLLVGHILLPLLVIPLTLLIPKARICDDLDVDGKAVKGAVRHQVALEAAQAEDGFEENTSSVEANDVATKDLQAERKGA, from the coding sequence ATGCAGGACGACTTCAAGTCTGGCAGCCCTCGCTCCCCGAACCaggacgcagcagcagcgacgccgcagcgaaAGCCGGCCACGAATGACGGTCTCCAGAGCCCGGTTGACGAGACGGCGCGATTTGTTCACCCTGAGGCGACCTCGCTCTTCGTCAAGTGCCCATGGATGCGGCACGTCCCCATCTTCAATGAGGCAGTGGAAGGCTATGGTCCCAAGGTGGTCGTCTCCCTCGGAATGTGCTACTTGCTCTGCAAGGGCGTCGCGGATCAGCTAATCAGCTACTCGCGGCAGCCCATGTTCATGTCCCGCTACGGCATCGACGGTCAGCGGTTTCAGCGGTTGGCGGGTATCTCTACCATGGGGTGGTCCATCAAGGCCTTCACCGCGATGCTCTGCGACGGCTTCGCCTTCCTCGGCTACACGAAGCGCTGGTACATGTTCATCTcctgcgtcggcggtggtgttTTCGCCCTCCTGTACGGCCTGCTGCCCGCGAGACCTGCCTCCGCCGACATTGCCGCCGCCTTTGTGTTCCTGTGCTCCTACGGCAAGGCCAACGTGGATATCCTGTCGGAGGGCCATTACAGTCGCCTGATGCGCTTCAACCCACAGCCAGGACCGGCGCTGGTGAGCTGGATTTGGTTGTTCGTCATGGTGGGCGCCATCGTTGCGGCCGCGATTCAGGGCCCCTTGTCCGACCAAGGAAAGCAGCAGGTGGGCGTTTTCATCTCCGCTGTTCTGCAATGTGTCACCTGTGTCTTCTTCCTGTTCAACTGGTACGGGGAGCGCAAGAACCGCGTTGAACGGGCGGccgatgcagcgctgctctACGATGAGATGCGGAAGGAGCGCGTGGCACTTGGTCTGCTGCCGGCACAGGATAACAGCCACGTGAGAAGCGGGAAAGACGATGTGGTCGCCCTAgcgagcggcgcgccgagTGGTGCGGCTGTGGGGGCAACGAAAAGCTTGCACCCGGAGAACCACTTGTCGGATGAGGGCGTGCTGGCGttacagcagcgccagcgtgagGCTCTTGAGGAGGAGATACGCAGCGACGCCCTCGTCGtaggggaggaagaggatgaAGAGCTTGCGGATGACGAGTACCTGCCCTATGAAGTCCCGCATCCCGTCCCCTGTCTCTTCGGCCTCTTTGAGATGAACAAGGACATAATTATCCGCAACTGGAAGATTTTCGTGTACAGCGTCGTCATGACGTGCTCGGTCGTGACCATGACGTGCGGCTCCATTCTCGCGGATACACTGGGTTTGCTCATCATATGTGTGGTCATCTCGACcatctgctgcgccacgtcctTCTGGGCCCTGCCGCTGGTGATTGCAAAGGCCAACATCTTCGGATACCTGCAGATGACAGTGTACCTGCAGCTTCCCGGTGCGCTCGACAGCTTCTACTTGGCCGACGCGGAGTGCTTGCCTGATGGGCCGCACTTCACGTACACCTTCTACAATACCGTGGCGGCCCTCATCGGCAACATTGGCGGTCTTATTGGTGTAGCAGCCTTCAACTACATCTTTTCGAAGCACAGCTACCGCCTCACGTTCTGCATCACGACTATCGTGCAGATCATTGCCTCCATCTTTGACATCATCATGGTGAAGCGGTGGAACCTGTACATTGGCATCCCTGACCACGCCATGTACATCTGCGGTGATGCTGTTGTGTATCAAGTGTGTTACATGCTGGCCTGGATGCCGATGATCGTGCTGCTGTCTCGCCTGTGCCCTCGTGGCTCGGAGAGTGTCGTGTATGCGCTGATGGCGGGCTTCTCCAACCTTGGCCAGACCACCTCGTCGTCCCTCGGCGCGATCATCATGGAGTACGGCTGGAgcatcaccaccacgccCCCGTGCAACTTCAGTAACGTGCCATGGCTTCTGCTGGTCGGTCACAtcttgctgccgctgctggtgattCCGCTGACTCTGCTGATCCCGAAGGCGCGCATCTGCGATGACCTCGACGTTGATGGTAAAGCGGTCAAGGGCGCCGTCAGACACCAAGTCGCTCtggaagcggcgcaggcggagGACGGCTTCGAAGAAAACACCTCGTCGGTGGAGGCTAATGACGTAGCAACAAAAGACCTGCaagcagagaggaagggcgCGTGA
- a CDS encoding dihydroxyacetone kinase 1-like protein, whose product MSAVVPKFIDEPSSVVAVAVDGLCELNNHVKKIENTNVVVSCCLDPTKVLLLCGGGSGHEPAHSGFVAEGWLSAAVCGSVFASPPTAHVSAGIEYLAKRQGPDGPGILVIIKNYAGDILNFEYAVCQARAEGIQVETVLAADDAVFGTKDISKRRGVAGCCLLYKILGAAAARGWSLTQLKALADRVSRNMRSIGASLSSCSLPGNPASSVIPSGTVEVGLGIHGEKGLFQIPFQGAASLVHFLVGIVTGKGEAGASGKTTAIHSSVKALLLVNNLGGTTDLEMSTLAHHALRELAAAQLTVVGVHSGRHMTSLDMHGFSLTLLIVEDERDLEFMLNTNALQKPLMNFHAPQLSGATVPGPLTALQLARQEAEAAGRAAATPTGSPLCAAVQRVFEKLMTMEAYFNGLDAEVGDGDLGSGVHRSAIAVLEMLPYLPWEADMRRTFTLISKAVADAFAGTSGPLYGALLIGGGNAAVQALKSGGAVEAVRAALAHGSHNVQELSGARRGDRTMVDVLEGMRVCPAVAAAATTPELLKACHEAARAAADATAMLPAQLGRSRYMEGKEIGKKDPGAELVVAWVEALASESS is encoded by the coding sequence ATGTCCGCCGTGGTGCCGAAGTTTATCGACGAGCCCAGCAGCGTCGTGGCGGTTGCTGTGGACGGCCTCTGTGAGCTGAACAACCATGTGAAGAAGATAGAGAACACCAACGTTGTCGTCTCGTGTTGTCTAGATCCGACCAAGGTCCTGCTGctctgtggcggcggctccggCCACGAACCGGCTCACTCCGGGTTCGTCGCTGAGGGCTGGCTGAGCGCGGCGGTATGCGGCAGCGTCTTCGCCTCCCCGCCCACGGCGCACGTGAGCGCCGGCATAGAGTACCTGGCCAAGCGCCAGGGACCTGATGGTCCAGGCATCCTCGTCATCATCAAAAACTACGCTGGTGACATTCTCAACTTCGAGTACGCCGTCTGTCAAGCCCGTGCAGAGGGAATTCAAGTCGAAACAGTGCTGGCGGCCGATGATGCAGTGTTCGGCACTAAAGATATATCGAAGCGTCGCGGTGTGGCGGGGTGCTGCCTCCTCTACAAAAtcctcggcgctgctgcagcgcgtggtTGGTCGCTGACGCAGCTGAAGGCGCTCGCTGACCGCGTCTCACGCAACATGCGATCCATCGGTGCCTCGCTCTCGTCCTGCTCGCTGCCGGGCAACCCGGCCTCGTCGGTGATACCCTCCGGAACGGTTGAGGTGGGGCTGGGCATCCATGGAGAGAAGGGACTCTTCCAGATCCCCTTCCAAGGCGCAGCGTCCCTCGTCCACTTCCTCGTTGGGATTGTGACGGGCAAGGGAGAAGCAGGTGCTTCCGGCAAGACCACCGCCATCCACTCCAGTGTCAAGGCTCTCTTGCTGGTGAACAACCTGGGTGGGACAACGGACCTGGAGATGTCTACCCTTGCGCACCACGCCTTGCGCGAACttgctgccgcgcagctgaCTGTTGTTGGAGTGCACAGCGGTCGCCACATGACATCGTTGGACATGCACGGCTTctcgctgacgctgctcaTAGTCGAGGACGAGAGGGACCTGGAGTTTATGCTCAATACGAACGCGTTGCAGAAGCCGCTCATGAACTTCCACGCGCCGCAGTTGAGCGGTGCGACGGTTCCGGGGCCGCTgactgcgctgcagctggcacggcaagaggcggaggcagcagggcgcgcagcagccacgcccACCGGCAGCcccctctgcgccgctgtgcagcgCGTCTTCGAGAAGCTCATGACGATGGAGGCCTACTTCAACGGCCTGGACGCGGAGGTAGGCGACGGCgacctcggcagcggcgtgcatCGCTCGGCAATTGCGGTGCTGGAAATGCTGCCTTACCTACCGTGGGAGGCCGACATGCGGCGGACCTTCACGCTCATCTCCAaagccgtcgccgacgcctTCGCCGGCACCTCTGGCCCGCTCTACGGTGCGCTGctcatcggcggcggcaacgccgcggtgcaggcgctgaagagcggtggcgcagttgaggcggtgcgcgcggcactcgcgcacggcagccacaATGTGCAGGAGCTCAGCGGCGCGCGTCGGGGCGATCGCACGATGGTGGACGTGCTGGAgggcatgcgcgtgtgcccggccgtcgcagcggcagcgacgacgccggaGCTGCTCAAGGCGTGCCAcgaagcggcgcgcgcggccgccgacgcgACGGCGATGCTTCCCGCCCAGCTCGGCCGCAGTCGCTACATGGAGGGAAAGGAGATCGGCAAGAAGGACCCGGGCGCGGAGCTCGTGGTGGCCTGGGTCGAAGCGCTTGCCTCGGAGAGCAGCTGA